From the genome of bacterium, one region includes:
- a CDS encoding DNA internalization-related competence protein ComEC/Rec2 has translation MDRTPALKMFLLFSLGILAATAVSVPIVFAVPVALIFLLLTFVFSSQDMISQVWLALLVIAAGYLGYQIRTAVKDCQWQEGRPQIAMVQVVSEPQSNEGRYRFTAQVLSYLDSSDVWQPAGFKLLARAGADPEHIPHYGEMLLVQGVWNLLPQRRNPGGFDYRAYLDRSEVRGSLSLEHIKLAETGRGGWLMSKIVIPARQYIRGLADKFLQGDEAALLLGLALGERSGLSARVQEAFSNTGTTHVLAVSGLHVVLVAFILFLILRIFRVPRRWAALGTCFGLVFYTLLTGSPPSIVRATIMAVAVLMGGMFERQGNGLNMLGLAGLLILFFWPQSLFDVGFQLSFAATAGILAVTRPIQNQLFRITENEVLREWLLLPLAVSLAAQIFTAPFLAYHFHKIPTISLLANLVVVPTTNLLLALGLLMAMLHPLGNLVVWPLAASAYAASWISLRSVELFDTVKFGVITWPRPDLSQTLIYTVALIIVFNYNKIKKIRYIIIVFLLVVLNVFVWAKTFATDDKLKVTFLDVGQGDAAFIQFPNGKTMLIDAGPSQEKFDSGQRTIFPFLKYHGLDRIDLAIITHGDADHAGGFSYLLSHVKVKKLMISGHQCDQPLFLAAMETALKTKTDIDTLWGYDTLSGISPARGFVFCQRDSAADANESSIVCFILYGQKSFLFTGDMGPQLEDTLYARGLLPKCTVLKVPHHGSHINNSPAVIKAINPEMAVFQVGQNNRFGHPSPEVVQGYRAAGAAIYRTDEQGAIEMETDGSSLVVRTMVE, from the coding sequence ATGGACAGAACTCCGGCCCTGAAAATGTTTTTATTGTTTTCCCTCGGGATACTGGCCGCTACGGCGGTTAGTGTCCCGATTGTTTTTGCCGTCCCGGTGGCCCTGATCTTTCTGCTGCTCACGTTTGTTTTTAGTTCCCAAGACATGATATCGCAGGTTTGGCTGGCACTGCTGGTCATTGCCGCCGGATATCTAGGATATCAGATCAGGACCGCCGTAAAGGACTGCCAGTGGCAGGAGGGAAGGCCGCAGATAGCCATGGTTCAGGTGGTTTCCGAGCCGCAATCAAATGAAGGCCGGTACCGCTTCACTGCGCAGGTGCTTTCCTATCTGGACAGCAGCGATGTCTGGCAACCTGCCGGTTTCAAGCTGCTGGCCAGGGCAGGAGCCGACCCGGAACACATCCCGCATTATGGTGAAATGCTCCTGGTGCAGGGGGTATGGAACCTGCTCCCGCAAAGACGCAATCCCGGCGGGTTCGACTACCGGGCTTACCTGGACCGCAGCGAGGTCCGGGGTTCACTCAGCCTGGAGCACATAAAGCTGGCAGAGACCGGCCGGGGCGGTTGGCTGATGTCAAAGATCGTGATCCCGGCCCGGCAGTATATCCGGGGGTTGGCGGACAAATTCCTGCAGGGCGACGAGGCGGCCTTGCTGTTGGGCCTGGCCCTGGGCGAGCGCAGCGGCCTTTCGGCCAGGGTGCAGGAGGCCTTTTCCAATACCGGCACCACCCATGTGCTGGCGGTCTCGGGTCTGCATGTGGTGCTGGTGGCCTTCATCCTGTTCCTGATCCTGAGGATTTTCCGGGTTCCCCGGCGCTGGGCGGCTTTGGGGACCTGCTTCGGGCTGGTGTTTTACACCCTTTTGACCGGATCGCCGCCTTCCATAGTTCGGGCAACCATCATGGCCGTGGCGGTGCTGATGGGAGGGATGTTCGAGCGGCAGGGGAACGGCCTGAACATGCTGGGCCTGGCCGGTCTGCTGATCCTGTTCTTCTGGCCCCAGTCGCTTTTTGACGTGGGTTTCCAGCTTTCCTTCGCCGCCACCGCCGGGATACTGGCCGTTACCCGCCCCATCCAGAACCAGCTGTTCAGGATAACGGAGAACGAAGTCCTGCGCGAATGGCTGCTGCTGCCCCTGGCGGTCTCCCTGGCCGCCCAGATCTTCACCGCCCCGTTTCTGGCCTACCATTTCCACAAGATCCCGACCATATCGCTTTTGGCCAACCTGGTGGTGGTGCCGACCACCAACCTGCTTTTAGCCCTGGGACTGTTGATGGCCATGCTGCATCCTTTGGGCAATCTGGTGGTCTGGCCGCTGGCTGCCTCAGCCTACGCCGCCAGCTGGATATCTTTGAGGTCGGTGGAGCTGTTCGACACGGTCAAATTCGGTGTAATAACCTGGCCCAGGCCTGATTTAAGTCAAACTTTAATATATACTGTCGCTTTAATTATTGTTTTTAACTATAATAAGATAAAGAAGATACGATATATAATTATTGTATTTTTGCTGGTTGTTTTAAACGTTTTTGTCTGGGCCAAGACATTCGCAACTGATGATAAATTGAAGGTAACATTCCTTGATGTGGGGCAGGGAGATGCTGCTTTCATCCAGTTCCCCAATGGCAAGACCATGCTGATAGACGCCGGACCCAGCCAGGAGAAGTTCGACTCCGGACAGCGGACCATATTCCCGTTCCTGAAGTACCATGGTCTTGACCGCATTGATCTGGCCATCATTACTCATGGTGACGCCGACCACGCTGGAGGCTTTTCCTATCTTTTGTCCCATGTAAAGGTCAAAAAACTGATGATCTCCGGCCACCAGTGCGACCAGCCACTGTTCCTGGCGGCCATGGAGACGGCTTTGAAGACAAAGACCGACATAGATACCCTGTGGGGCTACGACACCTTGTCCGGCATATCTCCCGCCCGGGGTTTCGTCTTCTGCCAGAGGGACTCTGCCGCGGACGCCAACGAGTCTTCCATAGTTTGTTTCATCCTATACGGTCAGAAGTCTTTCCTGTTCACCGGGGACATGGGCCCGCAGTTGGAGGACACCCTGTATGCCAGGGGCCTTTTGCCCAAATGCACGGTGCTTAAGGTCCCGCACCACGGCTCGCACATCAACAACTCGCCGGCAGTGATCAAGGCCATCAACCCTGAAATGGCTGTTTTTCAGGTGGGCCAGAACAACCGGTTCGGGCACCCTTCGCCGGAGGTGGTGCAGGGATACCGGGCGGCCGGAGCGGCAATTTACCGGACGGACGAGCAGGGGGCGATAGAGATGGAGACGGACGGGAGCAGTCTGGTTGTGAGGACGATGGTGGAGTGA
- the tnpA gene encoding IS200/IS605 family transposase: MPKVYSELYYHLTWHTKEDKPYIDAEVECFLFSCIGQKCKQEGYRLLAINGIENHIHVLLLLQPAQAVWESVNLLKGSSSHDVNKHFDGKKKLYWQNGYGVFTFRKQDLPALTKYVNEQKQHHHNGTTQKDFEIPENQR; the protein is encoded by the coding sequence ATGCCCAAAGTCTATTCCGAGTTATATTACCACCTGACCTGGCATACCAAGGAGGATAAACCATACATCGATGCCGAGGTCGAGTGTTTTCTGTTCTCTTGCATTGGGCAGAAATGTAAACAGGAGGGATACCGCCTGCTGGCGATCAACGGCATTGAAAATCATATTCACGTTTTGCTATTATTGCAACCGGCACAGGCCGTTTGGGAATCGGTGAACCTTCTTAAAGGAAGTTCTTCGCATGATGTCAATAAACATTTTGATGGGAAGAAAAAGCTTTATTGGCAAAATGGTTACGGTGTTTTTACCTTTAGAAAACAAGATTTACCGGCGTTAACAAAATATGTCAACGAACAAAAACAGCATCACCACAATGGTACGACACAAAAGGATTTTGAAATTCCGGAAAATCAGCGATAG
- a CDS encoding DUF4258 domain-containing protein, which produces MKRIVSFLCLSFLVMGCMPFTMLWYIPHGNEMVMSEGMSISIKNKTGVIRIEALGNLTRKFFWDGNVDQTKMTYREGRWFGNYGAYSPGGRSDVHIVIEEGQQHFCSQLEAEEWLMIQDPKMNYIFTKDGLAVGWYKEFNRIKDGFPDILLVDVIQVYISGIKPVDLANAQDSLFTVTFSKDYIDKVKIGQFQPSIPKMIGQRMYSGISIDIMKERGITAEQVENSIAKGEILKKGDFVSYIYFKRGEDLVWATIDKDGRVVLVGN; this is translated from the coding sequence ATGAAACGAATAGTTAGTTTTCTCTGTTTATCTTTCCTTGTTATGGGTTGTATGCCGTTCACGATGTTGTGGTATATACCACATGGCAATGAAATGGTCATGAGCGAAGGAATGTCAATAAGTATTAAAAATAAAACTGGGGTCATACGTATTGAGGCTTTGGGCAACCTAACTCGAAAATTCTTTTGGGATGGCAATGTAGACCAAACAAAAATGACCTATCGGGAAGGCCGTTGGTTTGGTAACTATGGTGCATACAGCCCAGGTGGTAGAAGTGATGTCCATATTGTTATTGAAGAAGGGCAGCAGCATTTTTGTTCACAGCTGGAAGCTGAAGAATGGTTGATGATACAGGATCCCAAAATGAATTATATTTTCACGAAAGACGGCTTGGCGGTAGGGTGGTATAAAGAATTTAATAGAATAAAAGATGGTTTTCCGGATATATTGCTTGTAGATGTTATACAGGTTTATATATCCGGTATAAAACCTGTTGATTTAGCTAATGCCCAGGATAGTTTATTTACTGTTACATTTAGCAAAGATTATATTGATAAAGTCAAAATCGGGCAATTTCAACCGAGTATACCTAAAATGATTGGCCAAAGAATGTATTCTGGTATATCAATAGATATAATGAAGGAAAGGGGAATTACAGCAGAACAAGTAGAAAATAGTATAGCAAAAGGTGAGATATTAAAAAAGGGCGATTTTGTATCCTATATATATTTTAAACGAGGCGAAGACTTAGTATGGGCAACTATTGATAAGGATGGACGCGTTGTGCTTGTTGGGAATTGA
- a CDS encoding CTP synthase, whose product MKRKVKFIFVTGGVVSSLGKGIASASLGYLLKARGLKVNIQKFDPYLNVDPGTMSPFQHGEVFVTDDGAETDLDLGHYERFIDRPLKKENNLTAGQVYETVITKERRGDYLGKTVQVVPHVTNEIKARLLKLADNPDVDVLITEIGGTVGDIEGLPFLEAIRQFRLEAGRENCCYIHLTLVPYIHASGELKTKPTQHSVNKLREIGIQPDIIICRSEKPLDKDIKEKIGLFCNVMAEEVIEAIDVESIYEIPQHFHQDGLDEIVAHKLGVGFHKPDISEWLNMLKNLKEPKGELTVGICGKYVDLHDAYKSIIESLLHAGIHNQVKVKLDWIDTEALNPGNLAERLKDCQGLLVCPGFGERGVEGKILCAKYARENKVPYFGICLGMQVAVIEATRNLCGLRNANSTEFVKDCQDPVIDFLPEQRQVKNMGGTMRLGAYPCRLKTGTKAFAAYGQEEISERHRHRYEVNNDYIGRLEEKGIVFSGKSPDGMLMEMMEAEGHPWFVGCQFHPEFKSRPMRAHPLFREFIRAAKEFKAGK is encoded by the coding sequence ATGAAACGCAAGGTCAAGTTCATTTTCGTCACCGGGGGGGTGGTCAGCTCGCTGGGCAAGGGAATTGCCTCTGCCAGCTTGGGCTATCTGTTAAAGGCCCGGGGGCTTAAGGTCAACATCCAGAAGTTCGATCCCTACCTCAACGTGGATCCCGGCACCATGAGCCCGTTCCAGCACGGCGAGGTTTTCGTCACCGACGACGGGGCCGAGACCGACCTGGACCTGGGGCACTACGAGAGGTTCATAGACCGGCCGCTTAAGAAGGAGAACAACCTGACCGCCGGGCAGGTCTACGAGACCGTGATCACCAAGGAGCGACGGGGAGATTACCTGGGCAAGACCGTCCAGGTGGTGCCCCACGTTACCAACGAGATCAAGGCCCGGCTGCTGAAGCTGGCCGACAATCCCGACGTGGACGTGCTGATCACCGAGATCGGCGGCACGGTGGGCGACATCGAGGGCCTGCCGTTCCTGGAGGCCATCCGCCAGTTCCGGCTGGAGGCGGGGAGGGAGAACTGCTGTTACATCCACCTGACCCTGGTGCCCTACATCCACGCCTCGGGCGAGCTCAAGACCAAGCCCACCCAGCATTCGGTCAACAAGCTGCGGGAGATCGGCATCCAGCCCGACATCATCATCTGTCGTTCTGAAAAACCGCTGGACAAGGACATCAAGGAAAAGATCGGCCTGTTCTGCAACGTGATGGCCGAAGAGGTGATCGAGGCCATAGACGTGGAGAGCATCTACGAGATACCGCAGCACTTCCACCAGGACGGCCTGGATGAGATAGTGGCCCACAAACTGGGGGTGGGCTTCCACAAGCCGGACATCAGCGAGTGGCTGAACATGCTGAAGAACCTGAAGGAGCCCAAAGGCGAGCTGACCGTCGGCATCTGCGGCAAGTACGTGGACCTGCACGACGCCTACAAAAGCATCATCGAATCCCTGCTTCACGCCGGGATACACAACCAGGTCAAGGTAAAACTGGACTGGATAGACACCGAAGCCCTGAATCCGGGCAACCTGGCCGAGCGGCTAAAAGACTGCCAAGGACTGCTGGTCTGCCCCGGTTTCGGCGAGCGGGGGGTGGAGGGCAAGATCCTCTGCGCCAAATACGCCCGGGAGAACAAAGTGCCCTATTTCGGGATCTGCCTGGGGATGCAGGTGGCGGTGATCGAGGCCACCCGGAACCTCTGCGGCCTGCGCAATGCCAATTCCACCGAGTTCGTCAAGGACTGCCAGGACCCGGTGATAGACTTTTTGCCGGAACAGCGCCAGGTTAAGAACATGGGCGGGACCATGAGGCTGGGGGCCTATCCCTGCCGGTTAAAGACCGGCACCAAGGCGTTTGCGGCCTACGGCCAGGAGGAGATCTCCGAGCGCCACCGGCACCGCTACGAGGTCAACAACGACTACATCGGCCGGCTGGAAGAGAAGGGCATAGTCTTCTCCGGCAAATCCCCTGACGGGATGCTGATGGAGATGATGGAGGCCGAAGGGCACCCCTGGTTCGTGGGCTGCCAGTTCCATCCAGAGTTCAAGTCCCGGCCGATGCGGGCCCACCCGCTTTTTAGGGAGTTCATCCGGGCGGCCAAGGAATTCAAGGCTGGCAAGTAA
- a CDS encoding redoxin domain-containing protein — MKQVPFLLKLMMGLSLAAAIGSSMIWFDRQSKLMKMSEQLEAEGDPGKRIELAKGFLKNTAWLDKNVQKGLYVIIAQNHSQLGQGPEMAEGFKSAIAIDPKDHNLLNNLAYELAKNKTDLDSAEAYSKRSIDLAREGFKAKPWDVPQERWDRTKSQTIGNYLDTYGWVYYQQGNYFKALERLLEAFRYIPEPTIEYHLGLAYYQTGQLDSAVTHLADALAGQVEDPQKAKADFETVYLARYKSKKGLEDLLTKARDKKTAEEIKADSTSAATVVGRPAPEFSLPDLDEKMHKLSDHRGKVVVLDFWATWCQPCKLSLPLVDKAFLASQDKEVLFFAVNLEGTDKKDMVRSFWSQKGYGFPVLMGGMMGNGIDKVYQITGIPTTFVIDKAGIIRYRHIGYRDNLDQLLTKEIEELLKQ, encoded by the coding sequence ATGAAGCAAGTTCCTTTCCTTTTGAAACTGATGATGGGCCTGAGCCTGGCCGCGGCCATCGGCTCATCCATGATCTGGTTTGACCGCCAGAGCAAGCTGATGAAGATGTCCGAGCAGCTGGAGGCCGAGGGCGACCCGGGCAAACGGATTGAGCTGGCCAAAGGATTCCTGAAAAACACCGCCTGGCTGGACAAGAATGTCCAAAAAGGGTTGTATGTCATCATTGCCCAGAACCATTCCCAGCTGGGCCAGGGGCCGGAGATGGCTGAAGGCTTCAAGTCCGCGATAGCGATCGATCCCAAAGACCACAATCTGCTGAACAACCTGGCCTACGAGTTGGCCAAGAACAAGACCGATCTGGATTCGGCCGAGGCCTATTCCAAAAGATCGATTGACCTGGCCCGGGAGGGTTTCAAGGCCAAACCCTGGGATGTCCCCCAGGAACGCTGGGACAGGACCAAGTCCCAGACCATCGGCAATTATCTGGACACCTACGGCTGGGTGTATTACCAGCAGGGAAATTATTTCAAGGCTTTGGAACGATTGCTGGAAGCCTTTAGATACATTCCCGAACCCACCATTGAATATCATCTCGGCCTGGCCTATTACCAGACCGGACAGCTTGATTCAGCCGTAACCCATCTGGCCGATGCCTTAGCCGGGCAGGTGGAGGATCCCCAGAAGGCCAAAGCCGATTTTGAAACGGTCTATCTTGCCCGGTATAAAAGCAAAAAGGGCCTGGAGGATCTTTTGACCAAGGCCCGGGATAAAAAGACGGCGGAGGAGATCAAGGCTGATTCAACCTCGGCCGCAACGGTGGTCGGCAGGCCGGCTCCGGAATTCAGCCTGCCAGACCTTGATGAAAAGATGCACAAGCTTTCGGACCACCGGGGCAAGGTGGTGGTGCTGGATTTTTGGGCCACCTGGTGCCAGCCCTGCAAGCTGAGTTTGCCCCTGGTGGACAAGGCCTTTCTGGCCAGCCAGGACAAAGAGGTCCTGTTCTTCGCCGTGAACCTGGAGGGAACCGACAAGAAGGACATGGTGAGATCTTTCTGGAGCCAGAAGGGCTATGGCTTCCCGGTCCTGATGGGAGGTATGATGGGCAACGGCATAGACAAGGTCTACCAGATTACCGGGATCCCCACCACTTTTGTGATCGACAAAGCCGGCATCATCAGATACCGCCACATCGGCTACCGGGATAACCTGGACCAGCTTTTGACCAAGGAGATCGAAGAATTGCTGAAGCAATAG
- a CDS encoding DUF3467 domain-containing protein gives MENNPHPQQVNIEINEKEAEGIYSNLAFISHSPSEFVLDFARLLPGIPKAKVYARIVTTPQHVKSFMAALEENIKKYEAQFGAIKTFASEGKEIGFKVGDKS, from the coding sequence ATGGAAAACAACCCCCATCCCCAGCAGGTGAACATAGAGATAAACGAAAAAGAGGCCGAGGGCATATACTCCAACCTGGCCTTCATCTCCCACTCCCCATCGGAATTCGTGCTGGATTTTGCCCGGCTGCTGCCCGGGATCCCCAAGGCCAAGGTCTATGCCAGGATCGTGACCACCCCCCAGCATGTCAAATCGTTCATGGCAGCGCTGGAGGAGAACATCAAGAAATACGAGGCCCAGTTCGGGGCCATTAAGACCTTCGCTTCGGAGGGCAAGGAGATCGGCTTTAAGGTCGGAGATAAGTCATAA
- a CDS encoding MBL fold metallo-hydrolase, whose product MKITFYGAARTVTGSMYVIEVGGKNLLLECGIHQGRREESEQRNQKLPFDPAKIDAMILSHAHLDHSGNIPTLVKQGFAGDISMTAATRDLLGLMLRDSAHIQESDTVFVNKRRKRDGLPPKEPLYTMVDAEKALDSFVSYSYERTFSPMPGVKAVFHDAGHILGSAMVDLELTENGKTRRFFFTGDLGRKGLPIIRDPYQPEGADYLMMESTYGDRLHNPIEQSIQKLQDLVRQVCQRRGKVIIPAFSVGRTQEVVYELHKMFEAGTLPRVPIYVDSPLSTNVTGIFKLHPECFDAETRAMITNHDDPFGFGRLTYVTNAEDSKKLNFLKEPAIIISASGMCEAGRILHHLRNSVGDPRNAVLIVGFQAEGTLGKKLVDKWPSVRIFGEEHQVKAQVEVLNGFSAHADKDELLGFVRQAKNGFGQLILVHGEEKQSLIFAQGLKDLDHKVEVPVPGQSMEL is encoded by the coding sequence ATGAAGATCACTTTTTACGGGGCGGCCCGCACCGTTACCGGCTCGATGTATGTGATAGAGGTGGGCGGCAAGAACCTCCTGCTGGAATGCGGGATCCATCAAGGACGCAGGGAAGAGAGCGAACAGAGGAACCAGAAACTGCCGTTCGACCCCGCCAAGATAGACGCCATGATCCTTTCCCACGCCCATCTGGACCACAGCGGCAACATCCCGACCCTGGTCAAGCAGGGCTTTGCCGGGGACATCTCCATGACGGCGGCCACCCGTGACCTGCTGGGTCTGATGCTCCGCGACTCGGCCCATATCCAAGAGTCCGATACAGTCTTCGTCAACAAAAGGAGAAAGCGGGACGGCCTTCCCCCAAAAGAGCCCCTGTACACCATGGTCGACGCCGAAAAAGCCCTGGATTCCTTCGTCAGCTATTCCTACGAAAGAACCTTCAGCCCCATGCCGGGGGTCAAGGCAGTGTTTCACGACGCCGGGCACATCCTGGGTTCGGCCATGGTGGACCTGGAATTGACCGAGAACGGAAAGACCAGGAGGTTCTTCTTTACCGGGGACCTGGGGCGGAAGGGCCTGCCCATCATCCGCGACCCCTATCAGCCGGAAGGGGCCGATTACCTGATGATGGAAAGCACCTACGGCGACCGTCTGCACAATCCCATAGAACAAAGCATTCAGAAACTCCAGGACCTGGTGCGCCAGGTCTGCCAGCGGCGGGGCAAGGTCATCATCCCAGCCTTTTCGGTGGGGCGGACCCAGGAGGTGGTTTACGAACTGCACAAGATGTTCGAGGCCGGCACGCTTCCCCGGGTGCCGATCTACGTGGACAGCCCGCTTTCAACCAACGTTACCGGCATCTTTAAACTGCACCCCGAGTGCTTTGACGCCGAGACCCGGGCCATGATCACCAATCACGATGATCCCTTCGGCTTCGGTCGGCTGACCTACGTCACCAATGCCGAGGATTCCAAGAAACTGAACTTCTTGAAGGAGCCGGCCATCATCATCTCGGCCTCGGGAATGTGCGAAGCCGGGCGGATCCTGCACCACCTGCGAAACTCGGTGGGAGATCCCAGGAACGCGGTTCTGATCGTGGGCTTTCAGGCCGAGGGGACCCTGGGCAAGAAGCTGGTGGACAAATGGCCTTCGGTCCGGATCTTCGGCGAGGAGCACCAGGTGAAAGCCCAGGTGGAGGTGCTGAACGGATTTTCGGCCCACGCCGACAAGGATGAACTGCTGGGCTTCGTTCGGCAGGCCAAGAACGGATTCGGGCAGCTCATTTTGGTCCACGGCGAGGAAAAACAGTCCCTGATCTTTGCCCAAGGGCTGAAAGACCTGGATCACAAGGTGGAAGTGCCGGTTCCCGGACAAAGCATGGAGCTGTGA
- a CDS encoding DUF2723 domain-containing protein, producing MTSTRPRSGAWLVFFVVLAAYVLTAAPTIGPIDSGELSLAVNTLGIAHPTGYPLFTLLGKIWVTLMFWGDLAFRLNILSALIGACSAAFLFLILRDSGVRTELAIAGIFLWAFSPVVWDQATVMEVYGLTSLLGMMLLWLSLKFKKENDYKALFLIAFTAGLGLGNHLSLLWYLPGVAVIVLDKQFLRDWKRPALTVSLFALGLSVYLYLPLRSINDPLLNWGDPSNWSRFLNHVTGRQYRVWMFNNSLSELWHNFIRFLKIAIAHPWAYFSWLAVPGFIHLFIKNKRLLAALAAITLASVFYGINYSIPDIAAYFLPALAALSITAAMGLQALSELASARIGLKTSRAFCWAALALALAVPAFNWKQADRSRDHFTVDFANDIMVSAGPNAVILTDNWDVYAPCLYLRHQQGLRPDVVIIDKELLRRSWYYRYLQKQYPEFYESCRPEIAAFLPQLHLFEYGQAYDPAEIQSRYVELLNALVLRNYYDMPAYLTRADLGDDYQNLAQNYERVPEGLLYRLTLPGVVVSFDADTLFCQRVKSSDTLILSDRERLLYKNYPKMLYHRGMYLAQYMQYAEALPYFIKALGYDDRHPNIYIGLGGIYTGLNRVEDALTAFNKVLQLDPSNQTAQENIDRLMIFTPGGPKGYRMEIK from the coding sequence ATGACGAGCACCCGCCCGCGATCCGGGGCCTGGCTCGTCTTTTTTGTTGTCCTGGCGGCCTATGTCCTGACGGCGGCCCCCACCATCGGGCCCATCGATTCCGGGGAACTGTCCCTGGCGGTAAATACTTTGGGGATAGCCCATCCCACCGGGTACCCGCTTTTCACCTTGCTGGGAAAGATATGGGTCACCCTGATGTTCTGGGGCGACCTGGCCTTCAGGCTGAACATATTATCCGCTTTGATCGGCGCCTGCTCGGCCGCGTTTCTGTTTCTGATACTGCGGGACTCGGGGGTCCGGACGGAATTGGCCATAGCCGGAATATTCTTATGGGCCTTCTCGCCGGTGGTCTGGGATCAGGCCACGGTCATGGAGGTTTATGGACTGACATCCTTGCTGGGAATGATGCTGCTCTGGCTGTCGTTGAAATTCAAAAAAGAGAACGACTACAAAGCTCTGTTCCTGATCGCATTTACGGCCGGGCTGGGCCTGGGAAACCACTTGAGTCTGTTATGGTACCTGCCCGGAGTTGCAGTGATAGTTTTGGACAAACAGTTTCTCAGAGATTGGAAAAGACCGGCCTTGACGGTCTCTTTATTTGCTCTGGGACTTTCAGTCTATCTATATCTGCCCCTGCGTTCGATCAATGATCCTCTGTTGAACTGGGGAGATCCGTCAAACTGGTCAAGGTTCCTAAACCACGTCACCGGCCGGCAGTACCGGGTATGGATGTTCAATAATTCCTTATCGGAACTTTGGCATAATTTTATCCGCTTCCTGAAAATTGCCATTGCCCATCCCTGGGCATACTTCAGCTGGCTGGCAGTTCCCGGGTTCATACATCTGTTCATCAAAAATAAGAGACTGCTGGCGGCCTTGGCCGCGATCACCCTGGCTTCGGTCTTTTACGGCATCAATTACAGCATACCGGACATCGCCGCCTATTTCCTGCCGGCTTTGGCCGCGCTAAGCATCACTGCCGCCATGGGGTTGCAGGCCTTGTCGGAGCTGGCCTCGGCCAGGATCGGACTGAAAACCTCAAGGGCATTCTGTTGGGCGGCCTTGGCATTGGCATTGGCAGTGCCAGCATTTAACTGGAAACAGGCAGACCGAAGCCGGGATCACTTTACGGTTGATTTTGCCAATGACATCATGGTCTCGGCCGGGCCCAATGCCGTGATACTGACCGACAACTGGGATGTCTATGCTCCCTGCCTTTATCTGCGTCACCAGCAGGGCCTCCGGCCCGATGTGGTGATCATCGACAAGGAACTGCTGCGCCGTAGCTGGTATTACCGCTATCTGCAAAAGCAGTATCCCGAATTCTATGAATCCTGCCGGCCGGAGATAGCAGCCTTTCTGCCGCAGCTGCATCTTTTTGAGTACGGCCAGGCCTACGACCCGGCTGAGATCCAATCCCGGTATGTTGAACTGCTCAACGCCCTGGTGCTGCGCAATTATTATGATATGCCGGCCTACCTGACCAGGGCCGACCTCGGGGACGATTATCAGAATCTGGCCCAAAACTACGAACGCGTCCCCGAAGGTTTGTTGTATCGGCTTACGCTTCCGGGAGTAGTGGTCAGTTTTGACGCTGATACATTATTCTGCCAAAGGGTCAAATCCTCTGATACTTTGATTTTGTCGGACCGGGAAAGGCTGCTTTATAAGAACTATCCCAAAATGCTTTATCACCGGGGCATGTATTTGGCCCAGTATATGCAATATGCCGAGGCCCTGCCGTATTTTATCAAGGCCCTGGGATACGATGATAGGCATCCCAATATTTATATCGGCCTGGGCGGGATATATACCGGTTTGAACAGGGTGGAGGATGCCCTCACGGCCTTTAACAAGGTGTTGCAGCTGGACCCGTCAAACCAGACGGCTCAGGAAAACATTGACCGCTTGATGATATTCACCCCCGGCGGTCCAAAAGGTTACAGGATGGAGATCAAATAG